Proteins encoded by one window of Chondromyces crocatus:
- a CDS encoding TonB-dependent receptor domain-containing protein — protein sequence MSRPLAPRRMDARTLGLAIATAFSALSALAAVPLPASAQPTPTNAAPRLTRPPRVLQFVEAPYPEAEKAAGRAASVVLRIGISATGTVDLVEVVESAGPAFDAAAQEAVRRFLFEPAEIDGKPAAIRIHYRYDFVLRDEPPSPAPAPDPLPEPPAPDDDGPPPTPDGAPLDGPAPSGDVPDDLEIVVTAPVDRKQVVSSEISADEGRRVAGTQGDVLKIVENLPGVGRATVGTGQLVVWGAAPQDTRVYVDGVRVPLLYHHGGLRSVVHSDLVRSVELSPGGYGSPYGRGLGGLVSVQLRPLEDDGFHGAVAADLLDASAMVRASVDETWRFAVAARRSHLDALLPAFTSEDVGVLFPIPRYHDGQARVTHALSDRSSVELGGMLSGDFIDRTVQSADPSQRKRESRSVTWNRAYLRYRHDADDGAVVTVTPWGGTEQTSLTNHFGGTPASLTASTTVLGLRASYRGKPRPFLSTTVGLDAEAARTTLERAGSITAPPREGDIRVFGQPPSDQINVDTWSTVIASAAPFAEADLALFGDRVHVIPGLRFEPYVISGSRRTPREGDTPSIGHATADIVLEPRLAITADLSPRVRVKAAYGLYHQPPQPEDLSAVFGSPLLSTASAHHVLVGALYRLTTTLSTELTAFYSASSGLPARSPLPAPLLAEALVPDGRGRAYGVQILVRKEIASGFFGWITYSLMRSERQDRPASRVRLFDYDQTHVLTAVATYELGWGVELGARFRLASGMPRTPVVGATYDAQRDLYQPVFGPQNTERIPAFVQLDARAAKRFRFGSTELEIYLDVQNVTHRSNPEEIVYSYDYGEKGFITGLPILPSLGARFSW from the coding sequence ATGAGCCGTCCCCTCGCCCCGCGTCGCATGGACGCCCGCACGCTCGGCCTGGCGATCGCCACCGCGTTCTCCGCGCTCTCAGCACTCGCGGCGGTCCCCCTCCCCGCCAGCGCGCAGCCCACCCCGACGAACGCCGCCCCGCGCCTCACGCGCCCCCCTCGTGTCCTCCAGTTCGTCGAGGCGCCCTATCCCGAGGCCGAGAAGGCTGCGGGCCGCGCCGCCTCCGTCGTCCTGCGCATCGGCATCAGCGCCACAGGAACGGTCGATCTCGTCGAGGTGGTCGAGTCTGCCGGCCCCGCCTTCGACGCCGCAGCGCAGGAGGCCGTGCGCCGCTTCCTCTTCGAGCCTGCCGAGATCGACGGCAAGCCCGCCGCCATCCGCATCCACTACCGCTACGACTTCGTCCTGCGCGACGAGCCCCCTTCGCCCGCTCCCGCGCCCGACCCCCTCCCCGAGCCTCCAGCGCCCGACGACGACGGCCCACCACCGACCCCTGACGGGGCGCCCCTCGACGGCCCTGCACCGAGCGGCGACGTGCCCGACGACCTCGAGATCGTCGTCACCGCGCCCGTCGATCGCAAGCAGGTCGTCTCCAGCGAGATCTCTGCCGACGAGGGCCGGCGCGTCGCCGGCACCCAAGGTGACGTCCTCAAGATCGTCGAGAACCTCCCTGGCGTCGGCCGCGCGACCGTCGGCACGGGCCAGCTGGTGGTGTGGGGCGCCGCGCCGCAGGACACCCGCGTCTACGTCGACGGCGTGCGCGTGCCCTTGCTCTACCACCACGGCGGCCTGCGCTCCGTCGTTCACTCCGATCTCGTCCGCTCCGTCGAGCTGTCCCCGGGCGGCTATGGATCCCCCTACGGCCGCGGCCTCGGCGGCCTCGTCTCCGTACAGCTCCGCCCCCTGGAGGACGACGGCTTCCACGGTGCCGTCGCCGCCGATCTCCTCGACGCTTCGGCCATGGTCCGCGCCTCCGTCGACGAGACATGGCGCTTCGCGGTCGCCGCGCGCCGCAGCCACCTCGACGCCCTCCTCCCCGCCTTCACGTCAGAAGACGTCGGCGTCCTCTTCCCCATCCCCCGCTACCACGACGGCCAGGCCCGCGTGACCCACGCCCTCTCCGACCGCAGCTCCGTGGAACTGGGCGGCATGCTCTCCGGCGACTTCATCGATCGCACGGTGCAGAGCGCCGATCCATCGCAGCGCAAGCGTGAGTCCCGCAGCGTCACCTGGAACCGCGCCTACCTCCGCTACCGCCACGACGCCGACGACGGCGCCGTGGTGACCGTCACCCCCTGGGGCGGCACCGAGCAGACCTCCCTCACCAACCACTTCGGCGGCACCCCGGCCTCGCTCACCGCCAGCACCACCGTCCTCGGCCTGCGCGCGAGTTACCGCGGAAAGCCGCGCCCCTTCCTCTCCACCACCGTGGGCCTCGACGCCGAGGCCGCGCGCACCACCCTCGAGCGCGCGGGCTCGATCACCGCACCGCCACGCGAAGGCGACATCCGTGTCTTCGGGCAGCCCCCCTCCGACCAGATCAACGTCGACACCTGGTCGACCGTCATCGCCAGCGCCGCCCCCTTCGCCGAGGCCGACCTCGCGCTCTTCGGCGATCGCGTCCACGTGATCCCGGGCCTCCGCTTCGAGCCCTACGTCATCTCCGGCAGCCGCCGCACTCCTCGCGAAGGCGACACCCCGAGCATCGGCCACGCCACCGCCGACATCGTCCTCGAACCCCGCCTCGCCATCACCGCCGATCTCTCCCCGCGCGTCCGCGTCAAGGCCGCGTACGGCCTCTACCACCAGCCACCCCAGCCCGAAGACCTCTCCGCCGTCTTCGGCAGCCCCCTCCTCTCGACCGCCAGCGCGCACCACGTCCTCGTCGGCGCCCTCTACCGGCTCACCACCACCCTCTCGACCGAGCTCACTGCCTTCTACTCCGCGTCCAGCGGCCTCCCTGCCCGCAGCCCCCTGCCCGCGCCGCTCCTCGCCGAGGCCCTCGTCCCCGACGGCCGCGGCCGCGCTTACGGCGTGCAGATCCTCGTCCGCAAGGAGATCGCCTCGGGCTTCTTCGGGTGGATCACCTACAGCCTGATGCGCAGCGAACGCCAGGATCGGCCAGCCTCCCGCGTCCGGCTCTTCGACTACGACCAGACCCACGTGCTCACCGCCGTCGCCACCTACGAACTCGGCTGGGGCGTCGAGCTGGGCGCACGCTTCCGCCTCGCCTCGGGCATGCCGCGCACACCGGTCGTCGGCGCCACCTACGACGCCCAGCGCGATCTCTACCAGCCCGTCTTCGGCCCCCAGAACACCGAGCGCATCCCCGCCTTCGTCCAGCTCGACGCCCGCGCTGCGAAGCGTTTCCGGTTCGGCTCCACCGAGCTGGAGATCTACCTCGACGTGCAGAACGTCACCCACCGCAGCAACCCGGAGGAGATCGTGTACAGCTACGACTACGGCGAGAAAGGCTTCATCACGGGCCTGCCGATCCTCCCCTCCCTGGGCGCGAGGTTCTCGTGGTGA
- a CDS encoding energy transducer TonB encodes MPRTSLLYAASIAVHALLAASVLTIKQRERRENIAISVTESKKPPEPPKPIEAPRLPPPPEEKAPPRPAKARTVAEPKAEAPPPEAKAPSPTSAALDALPDFGLSLSGGAGPGLAVPAGGGPPPVAANAAPRPSATTPPPPKALAPRPVDDCTEAVVKPKPKRVPQPAYTASAREAGVEGRVRVEVTVGADGQITGARILSGLGHGLDEAALSAARSGSFEPATRCGKPVSATFVIAMRFSL; translated from the coding sequence ATGCCGCGCACCTCCTTGCTCTACGCTGCGAGCATCGCCGTCCACGCGCTCCTCGCGGCCTCGGTGCTCACCATCAAGCAGCGCGAGCGGCGGGAGAACATCGCCATCTCGGTGACCGAATCGAAGAAACCTCCGGAGCCCCCGAAGCCCATCGAGGCCCCTCGTCTCCCGCCACCGCCCGAAGAGAAGGCGCCGCCACGCCCAGCAAAGGCCCGCACCGTCGCCGAGCCGAAGGCGGAGGCCCCCCCACCCGAGGCAAAGGCGCCGAGCCCCACCTCCGCCGCCCTCGACGCCCTGCCGGACTTCGGCCTCAGCTTGAGCGGCGGCGCTGGCCCTGGCCTGGCCGTGCCCGCAGGCGGTGGCCCCCCGCCCGTCGCAGCGAACGCGGCCCCCCGCCCCAGCGCGACCACGCCACCTCCCCCGAAGGCCCTGGCCCCTCGCCCTGTCGACGACTGCACCGAGGCCGTCGTCAAACCGAAGCCCAAGCGCGTCCCTCAGCCTGCGTACACCGCGAGCGCGCGCGAAGCGGGTGTCGAGGGCCGGGTCCGCGTCGAGGTCACCGTCGGTGCCGACGGCCAGATCACCGGTGCGCGCATCCTCTCTGGCCTCGGCCATGGCCTCGATGAAGCCGCCCTCAGCGCCGCGCGGAGTGGCAGCTTCGAGCCCGCGACCCGCTGCGGCAAGCCCGTGAGCGCGACCTTCGTGATCGCGATGCGCTTCTCTCTATGA
- a CDS encoding ExbD/TolR family protein produces MAGTQPGRGRGGIVGINVTPMVDVVLVLLVIMMVSATYIVSQSLKVELPKTASSDEAVSTLAAVTITKDQQLYFNNEPVTEVQLVQKLREAKGSGTEVNLVVSADEAAPHGRVVHVIDLAKVEGISKFAINVERSL; encoded by the coding sequence ATGGCTGGCACACAACCAGGACGAGGACGAGGTGGAATCGTCGGCATCAACGTCACCCCCATGGTCGACGTGGTGCTCGTGCTGCTGGTGATCATGATGGTCTCCGCGACGTACATCGTCTCGCAGAGCCTCAAGGTCGAGCTGCCCAAGACCGCGAGCAGCGACGAAGCGGTGTCCACGCTCGCCGCGGTGACGATCACGAAGGATCAGCAGCTCTACTTCAACAACGAGCCCGTCACCGAGGTGCAGCTCGTGCAGAAGCTCCGCGAGGCCAAGGGGAGCGGCACCGAGGTGAACCTCGTCGTCAGCGCCGACGAGGCTGCTCCCCACGGCCGGGTCGTCCACGTCATCGATCTCGCCAAGGTCGAGGGCATCAGCAAGTTCGCCATCAACGTGGAGCGCTCGCTCTAG
- a CDS encoding MotA/TolQ/ExbB proton channel family protein has translation MIVDRLLRVALVGSTWVLYLLIALSVVSFTAMLERWLFFRRHRDDLGKLRSRLAAALRDDDLDGADVALAASRSIEARVVRTALGWRHGGAAAVADVVDSELSETRKDLERGANLLGTLGNNAPFVGLLGTVLGVIEAFRQLGDQGNKDAMGNVMAGIAEALIATGVGLFVALPAVIAYNVLQKKIGDIEAGVNSLSKLVTASLKAREAQGAAAPKKTERAPEASTTTDDDAVPRSSQAHGKIQNGRGTAETAEAEA, from the coding sequence GTGATCGTCGATCGCCTCCTTCGCGTCGCCCTCGTGGGCAGCACCTGGGTGCTCTACCTCCTCATCGCCCTCAGCGTCGTCTCGTTCACGGCGATGCTGGAGCGCTGGCTCTTCTTCCGACGTCACCGCGACGATCTCGGCAAGCTCCGAAGCCGACTCGCCGCCGCACTCCGCGACGACGACCTCGACGGCGCCGACGTGGCCCTCGCGGCGAGCCGGTCCATCGAGGCCCGGGTCGTCCGCACCGCCCTCGGGTGGCGTCACGGTGGCGCCGCCGCCGTGGCCGACGTCGTCGACAGCGAGCTCTCCGAGACCCGCAAGGACCTCGAGCGCGGCGCGAACCTGCTCGGCACCCTCGGCAACAACGCGCCCTTCGTCGGCCTGCTCGGCACCGTGCTCGGCGTCATCGAAGCGTTCCGCCAGCTCGGCGATCAGGGAAACAAGGACGCCATGGGCAACGTGATGGCCGGCATCGCCGAGGCCCTCATCGCCACGGGCGTCGGCCTCTTCGTCGCGCTCCCCGCCGTCATCGCCTACAACGTGCTCCAGAAGAAGATCGGCGACATCGAGGCCGGCGTGAACAGCCTGAGCAAGCTCGTCACCGCCTCCCTCAAGGCACGCGAAGCGCAGGGTGCTGCTGCGCCGAAGAAGACCGAGCGTGCGCCAGAGGCTTCCACCACGACGGACGACGACGCGGTGCCGCGGTCGAGCCAGGCGCACGGGAAGATCCAGAACGGCCGGGGCACTGCGGAGACGGCAGAGGCCGAGGCGTAG
- a CDS encoding NADPH:quinone oxidoreductase family protein yields the protein MKAVLCKALGGPDTLAVEEVPGLSAGVSEVLIDVHAAAVNFPDLLITQGKYQFKPPLPFSPGGEVAGVVRAVGAQVTRVKPGDRVIGSAVWGGFAEELVVDEARVTPVPDGIDLVTASAFLTAYGTSYHALVDRAALHAGETLAVLGAAGGVGLAAVQIGKALGARVIACASTDDKLALCKEHGADEVINYAREDLKERLKQLTGGEGADVVYDPVGSAYSEAALRAIAWKGRFLVVGFAAGEIPRIPLNLTLLKGCQIVGVFWGMFTTREPSRYREGLEELLRWLAEGRIRPLVSESFPLERAADALRAIEARAVKGKVVLVTGRAE from the coding sequence ATGAAAGCCGTTCTTTGCAAGGCCCTCGGGGGCCCCGATACCCTGGCCGTCGAGGAAGTCCCCGGCCTGAGCGCGGGCGTGAGCGAGGTGCTCATCGACGTTCATGCTGCCGCCGTGAACTTCCCCGATCTGCTGATCACCCAGGGGAAGTACCAGTTCAAGCCACCGCTGCCCTTCTCTCCCGGCGGTGAGGTCGCGGGCGTCGTGCGCGCGGTGGGTGCACAGGTCACCCGGGTGAAGCCCGGGGATCGCGTCATCGGCTCCGCCGTGTGGGGCGGCTTCGCCGAGGAGCTGGTCGTCGACGAAGCCCGGGTGACGCCAGTCCCCGATGGCATCGATCTCGTGACCGCCTCGGCCTTTCTCACGGCCTACGGCACCTCGTACCATGCCCTCGTCGATCGGGCCGCGCTCCACGCGGGTGAGACCCTGGCCGTGCTCGGCGCCGCCGGAGGCGTGGGGCTCGCCGCGGTGCAGATCGGCAAGGCGCTCGGCGCCCGCGTCATCGCCTGCGCCTCCACCGACGACAAGCTCGCGCTCTGCAAGGAGCACGGCGCCGACGAAGTCATCAACTACGCCCGCGAGGATCTCAAGGAGCGGCTGAAGCAGCTCACGGGCGGCGAGGGCGCCGACGTCGTCTACGACCCGGTGGGCAGCGCCTACTCGGAGGCGGCCTTGCGCGCGATCGCCTGGAAGGGGCGGTTCCTGGTCGTGGGCTTCGCCGCGGGCGAGATCCCGCGCATCCCCCTGAACCTGACCCTCCTCAAGGGCTGCCAGATCGTGGGCGTGTTCTGGGGGATGTTCACCACGCGGGAGCCCTCGCGGTATCGCGAGGGCCTCGAGGAACTCTTGCGCTGGCTCGCCGAGGGACGCATCCGACCGCTCGTGTCCGAGAGCTTCCCGCTGGAGCGGGCAGCGGACGCCCTCCGGGCCATCGAAGCCCGCGCCGTGAAGGGCAAGGTCGTCCTCGTCACGGGCCGGGCAGAATAG
- a CDS encoding prolyl oligopeptidase family serine peptidase: protein MHRSSLPTLPALLASLLVACGGDQSPAATAPTTPAAAPAPIADNARASRYPETPMRPVTTEYHGVRVVDPYQWLESPKDPEVDRWIEEQNRRTRTYFDALPARKAVRDRVATMLNAVSNAWYGVKYKGGRLFATKFQPPKQQPFLVTLKSPNDLASERILVDPNELDPKARTTIDWFVPSPDGKKVAVSLSQGGTENGTVHVYDADTGKETGDVVTYANSGTAGGGLSWASDGKGFFYTRHPHPGERPDSDLGFFQQVYFHKLGTPEAQDAYAIGKEFPRIAETRLSASDNGRFVLASVQNGDGGEFWQYLRDARGTWKRLADLPDKIVDSAFGPDGKLYLVSRKDAPRGKVIRIDPAKPDLGKAEVLVPESEVTIKDIVPTRSRLYVVDLAGGPSQVRVFDLKGKQTGDVPILPVSAVHQLESIAGDDVLFSNTSYVEPSAFYLYQARDNKVTKTALASTAPVSFADTEVVRETCTSKDGTKVPINILRKKGMKLDGRGPALLTAYGGYGISLQPGMRPVTRLFLDQGGTYAVANLRGGGEFGEAWHLAGNLTNKQNVFDDFYACSKYLVESGYTRPERLAIIGGSNGGLLMGAALTQHPEMYRAVVSYVGIYDMLRVELSPNGAFNVTEFGSVKDPAQFKALFAYSPLHNVKDGVKYPSVLFPTGAEDPRVEPWHSRKMAARLQAASTGGPVLLRADVGGHGADTPLDAQIEQLADVYSFIFHELGLDAAGE, encoded by the coding sequence ATGCACCGCTCCTCCTTGCCCACGCTCCCCGCCCTGCTCGCGTCTCTGCTCGTCGCCTGCGGCGGCGACCAGAGCCCTGCGGCCACGGCCCCCACGACGCCGGCCGCGGCGCCCGCGCCGATCGCCGACAACGCCAGGGCATCGCGCTACCCGGAGACCCCCATGCGCCCCGTCACCACCGAGTACCACGGGGTCCGCGTCGTCGACCCCTACCAGTGGCTGGAGTCACCGAAAGACCCGGAGGTCGACCGCTGGATCGAGGAGCAGAACCGGCGAACGCGCACCTACTTCGACGCGCTCCCGGCACGCAAGGCCGTGCGCGACCGGGTCGCCACCATGCTCAACGCCGTCTCGAATGCCTGGTACGGCGTGAAGTACAAGGGGGGCCGGCTGTTCGCCACCAAGTTCCAGCCCCCCAAGCAGCAGCCCTTCCTGGTGACGTTGAAGTCGCCGAACGACCTCGCCTCGGAGCGGATCCTCGTGGACCCGAACGAACTCGATCCGAAGGCGCGCACCACGATCGACTGGTTCGTCCCTTCACCCGACGGCAAGAAGGTCGCCGTCTCGCTCTCGCAAGGCGGCACGGAGAACGGCACCGTGCACGTCTACGACGCGGACACCGGCAAGGAGACCGGCGACGTCGTGACCTACGCGAACAGCGGCACGGCGGGAGGCGGCCTGAGCTGGGCCAGCGATGGGAAGGGGTTCTTCTACACCCGCCACCCTCACCCCGGCGAGCGACCCGACAGCGACCTGGGCTTCTTCCAGCAGGTCTACTTCCACAAGCTCGGCACGCCGGAGGCACAGGACGCTTACGCGATCGGAAAGGAGTTCCCCCGCATCGCCGAGACGCGGCTGAGCGCGAGCGACAACGGCCGCTTCGTGCTGGCCAGCGTTCAGAACGGCGACGGCGGCGAGTTCTGGCAGTATCTGCGCGACGCGCGTGGCACCTGGAAGCGCCTCGCCGATCTGCCGGACAAGATCGTGGACAGCGCCTTCGGGCCCGATGGCAAACTCTACCTCGTCTCGCGCAAGGACGCGCCGCGCGGCAAGGTGATCCGCATCGACCCCGCGAAGCCCGATCTCGGAAAGGCCGAGGTGCTCGTCCCCGAGAGCGAGGTGACGATCAAGGACATCGTCCCCACCCGCTCCCGTCTCTACGTCGTCGATCTCGCAGGTGGTCCCTCGCAGGTCAGGGTCTTCGACCTCAAGGGCAAGCAGACCGGCGACGTGCCCATCCTCCCCGTCTCGGCCGTCCACCAGCTGGAGAGCATCGCGGGTGACGACGTCCTGTTCTCGAACACGAGCTACGTCGAACCGTCGGCGTTTTACCTCTACCAGGCCAGAGACAACAAGGTCACGAAGACGGCGCTCGCGTCGACCGCCCCCGTCTCCTTCGCAGATACCGAGGTCGTGCGCGAGACGTGTACGTCGAAGGACGGCACGAAGGTCCCGATCAACATCCTCCGCAAGAAGGGGATGAAGCTCGACGGTCGAGGGCCGGCGCTGCTCACCGCGTACGGCGGCTATGGCATCAGCCTTCAGCCGGGCATGCGCCCGGTCACCCGCCTCTTCCTCGACCAGGGCGGCACCTACGCGGTCGCCAACCTCCGCGGCGGCGGAGAGTTCGGCGAGGCGTGGCATCTCGCCGGCAACCTCACGAACAAGCAGAACGTCTTCGACGACTTCTACGCCTGCTCGAAATACCTCGTGGAGAGCGGGTACACCCGGCCGGAGCGCCTGGCGATCATCGGCGGATCGAACGGTGGTTTGCTGATGGGCGCCGCGCTGACCCAGCACCCCGAGATGTACCGGGCCGTCGTCTCCTACGTGGGAATCTACGACATGCTCCGGGTAGAACTCTCGCCCAATGGCGCCTTCAACGTGACCGAGTTCGGCTCGGTGAAGGATCCGGCGCAGTTCAAGGCGCTCTTCGCCTATTCACCACTGCACAACGTGAAGGATGGGGTGAAGTACCCATCGGTCCTCTTCCCGACGGGCGCCGAGGACCCGCGCGTCGAGCCCTGGCACTCCCGCAAGATGGCAGCGCGCCTCCAGGCAGCGTCGACTGGTGGCCCAGTGCTTCTCCGGGCCGACGTCGGCGGGCACGGCGCCGACACACCGCTCGATGCACAGATCGAGCAACTCGCCGATGTCTACAGCTTCATCTTCCACGAGCTCGGCCTCGACGCCGCAGGGGAATGA
- a CDS encoding N-acyl-D-amino-acid deacylase family protein, translating into MKWWELRARVQRLRSPLASLWLAVATACTSSPPPTDPGSEQREAALPAAISAVSPISEPPLVASARLEDLAAPEPPPPLEPPPFKSDETFQLAIRGGEVIDGSGKPRRRADVLIRGTEIAFVGRVDPAVKAERTLDATGAVVTPGFIDAHAHGDPRGGVEQVLAMGVTTVVVGQDGMSPGKRIGAYLAAVEAARPRVNVATLVGHASARAEAGIGSPKQGPRRYERLAAWIARGLDEGAFGLSTGLEYDGGRSATPEELAAAAAPVGARGGVVMSHLRSEDDDRIEGSLDELFEQCRKSGARAHVAHLKVVYGKGATRAEAILAKLAAARASGLSVTADLYPYTASYTSLEILFPDFARPPQSYSSAKQRRRKDLAEFLRAKVMKRNGPEATLFGTGAHAGKTLAAVATARGVPFEEVLMDLGPHGAEAAYFVMDEPLMERLFVDPFVMISTDGGAGSGHPRAYGAFARALGELTHRRGLVTLEEGVRKMASLPAETLGLHGVRGCLQPGCAADVLVFDPAEVRDRADFRSPRRLAEGMRAVFVNGALAREGSRATSTRSGQVLRSRPAP; encoded by the coding sequence ATGAAGTGGTGGGAACTGCGCGCGAGGGTTCAGCGGTTGCGCTCACCGCTCGCTTCCCTGTGGCTCGCCGTTGCCACCGCCTGCACGTCCTCTCCCCCTCCCACGGACCCAGGCTCGGAGCAGCGCGAGGCCGCGCTCCCAGCGGCGATATCAGCAGTGTCCCCCATCTCCGAGCCACCTCTCGTGGCGAGCGCGCGCCTCGAGGATCTCGCCGCACCCGAGCCGCCACCGCCCCTCGAACCGCCTCCCTTCAAGTCCGACGAGACGTTCCAGCTCGCCATCCGCGGCGGCGAGGTGATCGATGGCTCGGGGAAGCCGAGGCGACGCGCCGACGTCCTGATCCGGGGCACCGAGATCGCCTTCGTGGGTCGGGTCGATCCCGCGGTGAAGGCCGAGCGAACCCTCGATGCGACGGGGGCCGTGGTGACCCCGGGGTTCATCGACGCCCATGCGCACGGTGACCCGCGTGGCGGTGTGGAGCAGGTGCTGGCCATGGGGGTCACCACGGTGGTGGTGGGTCAGGACGGGATGAGCCCTGGGAAGCGCATCGGCGCCTACCTCGCCGCCGTGGAGGCAGCGCGGCCCCGGGTGAACGTCGCGACGCTGGTCGGGCACGCCTCGGCGCGTGCCGAGGCCGGGATCGGCTCTCCGAAGCAGGGCCCCAGGCGCTACGAGCGGCTCGCGGCGTGGATCGCGAGAGGCCTGGACGAAGGTGCGTTCGGCCTGAGCACGGGGCTGGAGTACGACGGGGGCCGCAGCGCGACGCCGGAGGAACTCGCCGCAGCGGCCGCCCCCGTCGGCGCCCGAGGGGGTGTGGTGATGAGCCACCTGCGCAGCGAAGACGACGATCGGATCGAGGGCTCCCTCGACGAGCTGTTCGAGCAGTGCCGGAAGAGCGGCGCCCGCGCGCACGTGGCGCACCTGAAGGTGGTCTACGGCAAGGGTGCCACGAGGGCCGAGGCCATCCTGGCGAAGCTCGCTGCAGCGCGCGCGTCGGGCCTCTCGGTGACGGCGGATCTCTACCCGTACACGGCGAGCTACACCTCGCTGGAGATCCTGTTCCCCGACTTCGCGCGGCCGCCGCAGTCGTACAGCAGCGCGAAGCAACGCCGGCGCAAGGATCTCGCAGAGTTCCTGCGCGCGAAGGTGATGAAGCGCAACGGCCCGGAGGCGACGCTGTTCGGGACCGGCGCGCACGCTGGAAAGACCCTCGCCGCGGTGGCCACAGCCAGGGGCGTTCCTTTCGAGGAGGTGCTGATGGATCTCGGCCCTCATGGCGCGGAGGCGGCTTACTTCGTGATGGACGAGCCCCTCATGGAGCGGCTCTTCGTCGACCCCTTCGTGATGATCAGTACCGACGGGGGCGCTGGCAGCGGCCACCCGCGCGCCTACGGTGCCTTCGCGCGCGCCCTGGGAGAACTCACCCACCGCCGAGGCCTGGTGACGCTGGAAGAAGGCGTGCGGAAGATGGCCTCGCTGCCCGCCGAGACGCTGGGTCTCCACGGTGTGCGTGGCTGCCTGCAGCCTGGTTGCGCGGCCGACGTGCTGGTGTTCGATCCTGCCGAGGTCCGTGACCGCGCCGATTTCAGGTCACCGCGGCGGCTCGCCGAAGGGATGCGCGCGGTGTTCGTCAACGGCGCCCTGGCCCGCGAAGGCTCTCGCGCCACGAGCACGCGCTCGGGACAGGTCCTCCGGTCGAGACCAGCCCCCTAG